A region of the Desulfuribacillus alkaliarsenatis genome:
AGAAGCCAAATCATTCAAGCTATGCGAAACTTCTTGAATGCCCGTGGATATCTAGAAGTAGAAACACCAACACTACATACAATTGCTGGTGGAGCGACGGCTAAACCGTTTATTACCCATCACAACGCCCTGCATATGGATATGTATCTACGTATAGCACTAGAGCTACATTTAAAGCGTCTAATAGTAGGTGGCCTAGAGAAGGTATATGAAATTGGACGAGTATTCCGTAATGAAGGAATATCTACAAGGCACAACCCAGAGTTTACGATGATAGAGCTATATGAAGCCTATGCCGATTACCAGGATATAATGAATTTGACTGAGGATATGATTGCTTATTGTTGTCAGACAGTTCTAGGTAAAACGGAAATTGAATACCAAGGGCATGTTGTCGACTTAACTCCGAAATGGGAACGTCTATCTATTACAGATGCTGTCAAAAAATATACGGGTGTAGACTTTAGTGTGCATATGACTGATGAAGAGGCTCACGAGCTAGCGTTAGAGCATGATATAAAGGTAGAGCCGACTATGACATTTGGGCATATTGTAAATGAATTCTTTGAGCAAACAGTAGAGGACAAGCTTATTCAGCCAACATTTATCTATGGACATCCAGTTGAAGTTTCCCCTCTAGCAAAAAAGAATCCAGAAGACCCACGCTTCACTGATAGATTTGAATTGTTTATCGTAGGGCGCGAACATGCTAATGCTTTCACTGAACTTAACGATCCAATTGATCAGAAAGAACGCTTTGAAAGCCAGCTTAAGGAACGTCTACAAGGTAATGACGAAGCTCATATGATGGACGATGATTATATCCAAGCCCTAGAATACGGAATGCCTCCAACTGGGGGATTAGGTGTAGGGATTGATAGATTAGTAATGCTGTTAACTAACTCGCCGTCTATACGTGACGTTATCCTATTCCCACATATGCGTGGCGTAGAGTAATAATAAGTTAGTGCATGAAGCAACACAAGCTAATTGAGATTAATTACCATGAATAAAAGCTTGCAATCTTGTTAACACATGTGGTATATTATTAAATGTCGCTCCGAACGAGCGGCATTTTAAATCTCATAAAGCAGTTGCTCAAAACTTTTTGAAAAAAAGTTATTGACACAGACGAACAACCTGTGATATGATATAAAAGTCGCCAAAAACGACAACAAAGTTCCTTGAAAACTGTATAATGCAATCAAAACAACGTCAATTCGGATTCGTAAGAATCCAAAGCGCTTTTGATGAAAATCAAAACGGACAACGTCAATGAGAGAAATCTTGATTGACAAAATTAAAAGTCAGTGACTTTTGAGCTTAAAATCGTTATCTTCTAGCCAAGGTAACGTTAAGGATATAAACAAACAT
Encoded here:
- the lysS gene encoding lysine--tRNA ligase, with protein sequence MVVSKQDQKNKVDTNEQEQNSAEDLNELLLIRRQKMQELAEAGYDPFGTRFDRTSDAQTIQTVYGELTKEELDSHTTEVCIAGRIIAKRGHGKASFIHIQDRTDKVQVYVREDSVGETEYEAFSLFDIGDTIGIKGIVFKTNRGEVSVRATEIKILAKSLRPLPEKWHGLKDVELRYRQRYLDLIVNPEVKDTFIKRSQIIQAMRNFLNARGYLEVETPTLHTIAGGATAKPFITHHNALHMDMYLRIALELHLKRLIVGGLEKVYEIGRVFRNEGISTRHNPEFTMIELYEAYADYQDIMNLTEDMIAYCCQTVLGKTEIEYQGHVVDLTPKWERLSITDAVKKYTGVDFSVHMTDEEAHELALEHDIKVEPTMTFGHIVNEFFEQTVEDKLIQPTFIYGHPVEVSPLAKKNPEDPRFTDRFELFIVGREHANAFTELNDPIDQKERFESQLKERLQGNDEAHMMDDDYIQALEYGMPPTGGLGVGIDRLVMLLTNSPSIRDVILFPHMRGVE